One genomic window of Punica granatum isolate Tunisia-2019 chromosome 1, ASM765513v2, whole genome shotgun sequence includes the following:
- the LOC116209576 gene encoding heavy metal-associated isoprenylated plant protein 2-like isoform X1, with protein MSKQKTIVSVELLCSKCRKKVMKVVATVEGITSIVLDPSKNTVTVIGEADPVDIIKKIRKFRRSATIVSIGPPKDEKKDSSSHSYSYSASTAFPQTPRICQRCDVWYVVADDGYRFCSIM; from the exons ATGTCAAAG CAGAAGACCATAGTGTCAGTGGAACTGCTGTGCTCAAAGTGCAGGAAGAAGGTGATGAAGGTGGTGGCCACCGTAGAAGGCATAACCTCCATCGTCCTCGACCCTTCCAAGAACACTGTGACTGTCATCGGGGAAGCGGACCCCGTCGACATCATCAAGAAGATCCGCAAGTTCCGGCGGTCTGCCACTATCGTCAGCATTGGGCCCCCCAAGGACGAGAAGAAAGATTCATCATCCCACTCGTACAGCTACTCTGCCTCGACTGCCTTCCCCCAGACGCCGCGGATTTGTCAGAGGTGTGATGTCTGGTACGTTGTTGCGGACGATGGTTATCGTTTCTGCTCGATCATGTAA
- the LOC116209576 gene encoding heavy metal-associated isoprenylated plant protein 2-like isoform X2, translating to MSKKTIVSVELLCSKCRKKVMKVVATVEGITSIVLDPSKNTVTVIGEADPVDIIKKIRKFRRSATIVSIGPPKDEKKDSSSHSYSYSASTAFPQTPRICQRCDVWYVVADDGYRFCSIM from the exons ATGTCAAAG AAGACCATAGTGTCAGTGGAACTGCTGTGCTCAAAGTGCAGGAAGAAGGTGATGAAGGTGGTGGCCACCGTAGAAGGCATAACCTCCATCGTCCTCGACCCTTCCAAGAACACTGTGACTGTCATCGGGGAAGCGGACCCCGTCGACATCATCAAGAAGATCCGCAAGTTCCGGCGGTCTGCCACTATCGTCAGCATTGGGCCCCCCAAGGACGAGAAGAAAGATTCATCATCCCACTCGTACAGCTACTCTGCCTCGACTGCCTTCCCCCAGACGCCGCGGATTTGTCAGAGGTGTGATGTCTGGTACGTTGTTGCGGACGATGGTTATCGTTTCTGCTCGATCATGTAA